The following coding sequences are from one Achromobacter sp. B7 window:
- a CDS encoding DUF1854 domain-containing protein, with amino-acid sequence MTLPTFQLRRNAFGRLEYQSADGQTHEGVIPVRAFPISEAGRGLSLVTSDGHELLWIEHLSDVPAPQRALIEEELAGREFMPEIRKLASVSTFATPSTWKVETDRGPTSFTLRGEEDIRRLSPQTLLIADSHGIFYLVRDILALDKHSRKLLDRFL; translated from the coding sequence ATGACGTTGCCGACCTTTCAGCTACGCCGCAATGCCTTTGGGCGTCTGGAATATCAATCCGCCGACGGCCAGACGCACGAAGGCGTCATCCCCGTGCGCGCCTTCCCCATCAGCGAAGCGGGACGCGGCCTGTCGCTGGTGACCAGCGACGGCCACGAACTGCTGTGGATCGAACACCTGTCCGACGTGCCGGCGCCGCAACGGGCGTTGATAGAAGAAGAGCTTGCCGGGCGTGAATTCATGCCCGAAATCCGCAAGCTGGCCAGCGTATCGACCTTTGCCACGCCCAGCACCTGGAAGGTTGAAACGGATCGCGGCCCCACGTCTTTCACGCTGCGCGGCGAGGAAGACATCCGCCGGCTCAGCCCGCAGACGCTGCTGATTGCCGACAGCCACGGCATCTTCTATCTGGTGCGCGACATCCTGGCGCTGGACAAGCACAGCCGCAAGCTGCTGGACCGCTTCCTGTAG
- a CDS encoding tetratricopeptide repeat protein, translating into MTPLTRSLILSAALATMGVAPPASAQSATPATAKTEAPLEGAAFRFAEEAYKNFDAGNYELAARQAASAIVLRPDVERLHLLRIYALQKQGKLKEADQAAADAIKEGIDTPALRQARANLRAAPPAASASTPAPATVPGPGPGPGTAAATAPGSASAAASASASPAASPAASAYRRGYPIATRAYADYKRGDYAAAASGAERAFRIDPKQGAWAMLWLDALEAQHQYAQADAAIDRAIALGAPNKKDLAARRQTMAARMAAKQADAAYQALSNNRVDDAVPLARQAVAASPDTASYRMLLITALMQSDRLAEAEAAATDAINATAGAEAPGVTGVTGVTNATGVTNATAVTNATGVTNATVGAEATPATRAPNGNVTALVMRGYLRQRQGKTDLANADFDAALKQGQLTEAQRRNVRLLAADAALAGGENARALALMTPLGNQDNAADARIKRARSRPAVPATLTLANYPAPVQDCRNAQPGAYCELLPSDAVGSGGPAARAYAAYAREDYAEAIAQARLAVEQDPANPEYQRLLTTTLAAGKGAQLAEAHQRMTDALVAQPNDPTLLMQRGYLRQRMKQPALALQDFQAARATGKAPPTVILDEGYARAGAGDKRGAVADLKQAIDEADAGKLELTPQQRFDTRSGVAELSREWGGYVSAGYRGARPASSGLGGAAITVPGDAVFSTAEIFWRPADFLNSATQTFELYGRFSNTLYDKGGKTTGQTVADPCGGSIDVAETRNEGIAGLPTTVGSLGMRFTPSTEVGLTFGIERQFNLGTATRQGTFSPAPAALRCALNQTNQSPHYQTTADNGAWLAYITYGLYEGTNLRIDRPDWFTMEGYLQGGYSWQDMPAKFWLRNNATGEDSDKVSGRMKRDQAFGAGELRVGRSYRMDAISDRLVFFPYAVVGADWLWNKNRASFNIQGDSYSIDQQGNGSSWSLGAGPGFNVRYWFREDHYNAPRSYLDLTTQYRFNIGGGAADRARGLFINLTLSY; encoded by the coding sequence ATGACACCGTTGACCCGTTCGCTGATTCTGTCCGCCGCCCTGGCCACCATGGGGGTTGCGCCGCCAGCCAGCGCGCAAAGCGCCACGCCCGCCACCGCGAAAACGGAAGCGCCGCTGGAAGGCGCCGCGTTTCGGTTTGCCGAAGAGGCTTACAAGAATTTCGATGCCGGCAACTATGAGCTGGCTGCGCGGCAGGCCGCATCGGCCATTGTGCTGCGCCCGGACGTGGAACGCTTGCACCTGCTGCGAATCTACGCGCTGCAAAAACAAGGCAAGCTGAAAGAAGCCGACCAAGCCGCCGCCGACGCCATCAAGGAAGGCATCGATACGCCAGCGTTACGGCAGGCCCGCGCCAATCTGCGCGCGGCACCGCCAGCCGCCTCGGCTTCCACGCCCGCCCCGGCGACCGTGCCTGGGCCAGGGCCGGGGCCCGGTACTGCTGCCGCCACCGCGCCCGGCTCCGCATCGGCCGCTGCATCGGCCTCTGCATCGCCTGCCGCATCCCCCGCCGCCTCGGCCTACCGTCGCGGCTATCCCATCGCCACACGCGCCTACGCCGACTACAAGCGCGGCGACTATGCCGCTGCCGCAAGCGGCGCCGAGCGTGCATTTCGCATCGACCCCAAGCAAGGTGCGTGGGCCATGCTGTGGCTGGACGCATTGGAAGCGCAGCACCAATACGCCCAGGCCGACGCCGCCATCGACCGCGCGATTGCGCTGGGCGCTCCGAACAAAAAGGATCTGGCTGCTCGGCGCCAGACGATGGCAGCGCGCATGGCCGCCAAACAGGCCGACGCCGCCTACCAGGCATTAAGCAACAACCGTGTGGATGATGCCGTGCCGTTGGCGCGCCAGGCCGTGGCGGCGTCACCCGACACCGCCAGCTATCGCATGCTGCTGATAACGGCGCTGATGCAAAGCGACCGCCTGGCCGAAGCCGAAGCGGCCGCCACCGACGCCATCAACGCCACCGCAGGCGCCGAAGCCCCCGGCGTCACTGGCGTCACCGGTGTCACTAACGCCACCGGTGTCACTAACGCCACCGCGGTCACTAACGCCACCGGGGTCACCAACGCCACCGTCGGCGCCGAAGCCACCCCCGCCACCCGCGCGCCCAACGGCAACGTTACGGCACTGGTCATGCGCGGCTACCTGCGCCAGCGCCAGGGCAAGACCGATCTGGCGAACGCGGACTTTGACGCGGCGCTCAAGCAAGGACAATTAACCGAAGCCCAGCGCCGCAACGTCCGGCTGCTGGCCGCCGACGCCGCATTGGCCGGCGGCGAAAATGCCCGCGCGCTGGCCTTGATGACGCCATTGGGCAACCAGGACAACGCCGCCGATGCGCGGATAAAACGTGCGCGTTCCCGGCCCGCCGTGCCCGCCACGCTGACGCTGGCCAATTACCCCGCGCCGGTCCAAGACTGCCGCAATGCGCAGCCCGGCGCCTACTGCGAACTGCTGCCGTCCGACGCGGTCGGCAGCGGCGGCCCCGCCGCGCGGGCCTATGCCGCCTATGCGCGCGAAGATTATGCCGAAGCCATCGCTCAGGCCCGCCTGGCCGTCGAGCAAGACCCGGCCAACCCGGAATACCAGCGGCTGTTGACCACCACGCTTGCGGCCGGCAAAGGCGCACAGCTGGCCGAGGCCCATCAACGCATGACCGACGCGCTGGTGGCGCAACCCAACGACCCCACGCTGCTGATGCAGCGCGGCTACCTGCGCCAACGTATGAAGCAGCCGGCCCTGGCATTGCAAGACTTCCAGGCCGCGCGCGCCACCGGCAAGGCGCCGCCCACCGTGATCCTGGACGAAGGCTATGCGCGCGCCGGCGCGGGCGACAAGCGCGGCGCGGTGGCGGATTTAAAGCAGGCGATCGATGAAGCCGATGCCGGCAAACTGGAACTGACACCGCAGCAGCGCTTCGACACGCGCAGCGGCGTTGCCGAGTTGTCGCGTGAATGGGGCGGCTATGTGTCCGCCGGCTATCGCGGCGCACGGCCGGCGTCCTCCGGGCTGGGCGGTGCGGCAATCACGGTGCCTGGCGACGCCGTCTTCAGCACGGCCGAGATCTTCTGGCGCCCGGCTGACTTCCTGAATTCGGCCACGCAGACCTTCGAGTTGTATGGCCGCTTTTCCAACACCTTGTATGACAAAGGCGGCAAGACGACCGGCCAGACCGTCGCCGACCCATGCGGGGGCAGCATCGATGTCGCAGAGACCCGCAACGAAGGCATCGCGGGCTTGCCCACGACGGTCGGGTCGCTGGGCATGCGCTTCACGCCATCCACCGAGGTGGGCCTGACGTTCGGCATCGAACGGCAGTTCAACCTGGGCACTGCCACGCGCCAGGGCACGTTCAGCCCCGCGCCGGCCGCCCTGCGTTGCGCGCTGAATCAGACGAATCAATCGCCCCACTACCAGACCACGGCGGACAACGGCGCGTGGCTGGCCTACATCACCTATGGCTTGTACGAAGGCACGAACCTGCGCATCGACCGCCCCGACTGGTTCACGATGGAAGGCTATTTGCAGGGCGGCTATTCCTGGCAGGACATGCCCGCAAAATTCTGGCTGCGCAACAACGCCACCGGGGAAGACAGCGACAAAGTTTCCGGCCGCATGAAACGCGACCAGGCATTTGGCGCCGGTGAACTGCGGGTGGGCCGCAGCTATCGGATGGATGCCATCAGCGACCGGCTGGTGTTCTTTCCGTATGCGGTCGTGGGCGCCGACTGGCTGTGGAACAAGAACCGCGCCTCCTTCAACATCCAAGGCGATTCATATTCCATCGACCAACAAGGCAATGGCTCGTCATGGTCACTGGGCGCGGGCCCCGGCTTCAACGTGCGTTACTGGTTCCGTGAAGACCACTACAACGCGCCACGATCCTATCTGGACCTGACCACGCAGTACCGTTTCAACATCGGCGGGGGCGCGGCCGACCGGGCGCGCGGGCTGTTCATCAACCTGACGCTGTCGTACTAG
- a CDS encoding lytic murein transglycosylase produces MKVSLPTTSALARALCCAALAVPAFGAQAADPYAACLSQLRGPAQKAGVSAATFDTHTKGLLPDMAVIDLLDAQPEFKTPIWDYMAGLVDDERVADGQAGMARWQADLARAASRYQVDPATIAAVWGVESNFGRTLGGRPLLTSLSTLSCFGRRQAYFRGEFFSTLKIIQDEHIAPERLAGSWAGAFGQTQFMPSTYLRLAVDFDGDGRRDLVDSVPDALASTANFLKRAGWNPQLIWGYEVRLPAALDTAGAGRKNKRAMSAWAKQGVTRADGQALPAGDTPVGLLLPAGRKGPAFLVTRNFDALYSYNAAESYALAIAHLSDRLRGGGPLLQAWPTDDPGLSRAERRDLQRLLIAKGYDVGEPDGMVGTRTRQALQAAQRELGLPADGRAGQKALRALRASQASQAPTLPR; encoded by the coding sequence ATGAAAGTGTCCTTACCGACCACATCCGCCCTGGCCCGGGCACTTTGCTGCGCGGCGCTTGCCGTGCCCGCTTTCGGCGCCCAGGCGGCCGACCCTTACGCCGCCTGCCTGTCGCAGCTGCGCGGCCCCGCGCAGAAAGCGGGCGTGTCCGCCGCCACCTTCGACACCCATACGAAAGGCTTGTTGCCCGACATGGCGGTCATCGATCTGCTGGATGCACAGCCCGAATTCAAGACGCCCATCTGGGACTACATGGCGGGCCTGGTGGATGACGAGCGCGTGGCGGACGGGCAGGCCGGCATGGCGCGCTGGCAGGCTGACCTGGCGCGTGCGGCGTCGCGCTATCAGGTTGACCCAGCCACCATCGCGGCGGTCTGGGGTGTGGAGAGCAACTTCGGCCGTACGCTGGGCGGGCGCCCCTTGTTGACGTCCCTGTCCACGCTGTCGTGCTTTGGTCGGCGGCAAGCCTATTTCCGAGGCGAATTTTTTTCGACGCTGAAAATCATCCAGGACGAACACATCGCGCCGGAGCGGCTGGCGGGTTCGTGGGCCGGCGCTTTTGGTCAAACGCAGTTCATGCCGTCGACCTATCTGCGGCTGGCCGTGGATTTTGATGGCGACGGCCGCCGCGACCTGGTCGACAGCGTGCCCGACGCACTGGCCTCAACCGCCAACTTCCTGAAACGCGCCGGCTGGAATCCGCAATTGATATGGGGCTATGAAGTCCGCCTGCCCGCCGCGCTGGATACGGCCGGGGCGGGGCGCAAGAACAAACGGGCAATGTCCGCGTGGGCAAAACAAGGCGTGACCCGCGCGGACGGGCAAGCGCTGCCCGCGGGCGATACGCCCGTCGGCCTGCTGCTGCCGGCCGGCAGAAAAGGCCCCGCGTTTCTCGTAACTCGCAATTTCGATGCGCTGTATTCGTACAACGCGGCCGAAAGCTATGCCCTGGCCATCGCCCATCTGTCGGACCGCTTGCGCGGCGGCGGCCCGCTGCTGCAAGCCTGGCCCACCGACGACCCGGGGCTGTCGCGGGCGGAACGCCGCGACCTGCAACGCTTGTTGATCGCCAAGGGCTATGACGTGGGCGAACCCGATGGGATGGTGGGCACCCGCACGCGCCAGGCCTTGCAAGCCGCCCAACGTGAACTGGGGCTGCCCGCTGACGGGCGCGCGGGCCAGAAAGCGCTGCGGGCGCTGCGGGCGTCGCAGGCATCCCAGGCGCCCACTCTGCCGCGTTGA
- a CDS encoding MOSC domain-containing protein has translation MTTITIDALLTGTVRPLGDSGRDSGIDKHPVAQRLWLGAEGLRGDEQADRRFHGGPEKALHHYAREHYPAWQAELGERAVLQAPGAFGENISTQGMTEADVCVGDVFRAGTALIQVSQARQPCWKLDHRFARRGMAARVQASGMTGWYYRVLQEGWLCAGDTLTLSERPHAQWPLARVQGVLNRRVLDADVLHALAALPELSPNWRALFEKRAQAGQVEDWTRRLQGDVDAPTSQER, from the coding sequence ATGACAACGATCACCATTGATGCCTTGCTGACCGGCACCGTGCGTCCGCTGGGCGATTCCGGCCGCGATAGCGGTATCGACAAACACCCGGTTGCCCAGCGCCTGTGGCTGGGGGCCGAAGGGCTGCGCGGCGACGAACAAGCCGACCGCCGTTTTCATGGCGGCCCGGAAAAGGCGCTGCATCATTACGCCCGCGAACACTATCCCGCCTGGCAAGCCGAGCTGGGCGAACGCGCGGTATTGCAGGCCCCGGGCGCATTCGGCGAAAACATATCCACCCAAGGCATGACCGAAGCCGACGTTTGCGTGGGCGATGTGTTCCGCGCGGGCACCGCCTTGATCCAGGTGTCGCAAGCGCGCCAGCCGTGCTGGAAACTGGATCACCGATTCGCCCGGCGCGGCATGGCGGCCCGCGTGCAGGCCAGCGGCATGACGGGCTGGTATTACCGCGTGCTGCAAGAGGGCTGGCTGTGCGCGGGCGACACGCTGACGCTGTCCGAACGCCCGCATGCACAATGGCCGCTTGCCCGCGTGCAAGGCGTGCTGAACCGGCGCGTGCTGGACGCGGATGTGCTGCACGCCTTGGCTGCGCTGCCCGAACTGTCGCCGAACTGGCGGGCGCTGTTCGAAAAGCGCGCCCAGGCCGGGCAGGTTGAAGATTGGACCCGCCGCCTGCAAGGCGATGTGGACGCCCCGACATCGCAGGAACGTTAA
- a CDS encoding DUF4434 domain-containing protein, translating to MQALAVGALAPLAACAPPLSLNATFLQLWRSHLDLTPEDWRVRLSAYRRLGCREIFLQWVGLEGGRPDDWMASDATLRMIFDEAEHQGLGVHVGLPYDQRWWEMLGNANPRALAAYLDHTRTRGVAYMQAAPWPKRRSFRGWYLPYELEQYNWASAARQALLMPWLDALSRAAQDTSRGRPPCISTYHSRLPTDGSLMNLWSAILDQVAVHPMIQDGVGVSGLANYQALAPLHDMLLARRASFDLVLELFEELPSGSTDGSTFKARSADFDRVKQQWEVARGYGAKRVVAFAIDPWVIDNTPEARALMRAWLDARV from the coding sequence TTGCAGGCGCTGGCCGTGGGCGCGCTGGCGCCGTTGGCCGCCTGTGCGCCGCCCCTGTCCTTGAACGCCACGTTTCTGCAACTGTGGCGCAGCCATCTGGATTTGACGCCTGAAGACTGGCGCGTGCGGCTGTCGGCCTATCGGCGCTTGGGATGCCGCGAGATCTTCCTGCAATGGGTCGGCCTGGAAGGCGGACGCCCTGACGACTGGATGGCGTCCGATGCCACGCTGCGCATGATTTTCGACGAGGCCGAACACCAGGGCCTGGGCGTGCATGTGGGCCTGCCTTACGACCAACGCTGGTGGGAGATGCTGGGCAATGCCAACCCGCGGGCATTGGCAGCCTACCTGGACCACACCCGCACGCGCGGCGTGGCCTACATGCAGGCCGCGCCCTGGCCCAAGCGCAGGTCGTTTCGTGGGTGGTACCTGCCCTACGAGCTGGAACAATACAACTGGGCCTCTGCCGCGCGGCAAGCGTTGCTGATGCCGTGGCTGGACGCCTTGTCGCGCGCGGCGCAGGACACCAGCCGGGGGCGCCCGCCCTGTATTTCCACCTACCATTCCCGCCTGCCCACCGACGGTTCGCTGATGAATCTGTGGAGCGCCATCCTGGACCAGGTGGCGGTTCATCCCATGATCCAGGATGGCGTGGGCGTGTCCGGCCTGGCCAACTACCAGGCGCTTGCGCCGCTGCACGACATGCTGCTGGCGCGTCGCGCATCGTTCGATCTGGTCCTGGAACTGTTCGAAGAACTGCCCTCGGGCAGCACCGACGGCTCCACCTTCAAGGCACGCTCGGCGGACTTCGATCGCGTCAAGCAACAGTGGGAAGTCGCGCGCGGCTATGGCGCCAAGCGGGTGGTGGCGTTTGCGATTGACCCCTGGGTCATCGACAACACGCCCGAGGCGCGAGCGCTGATGCGCGCCTGGCTGGACGCGCGCGTCTAG
- a CDS encoding ferritin-like domain-containing protein, producing the protein MDSNTIAAADAAPIAECLRGQALSALAAKTWPEKLAAVHLIADSAPLDRTREFVAPHGLPGRPEHPELVPPAQVRHRSMATVEGRAALLHALAHIEFNAVNLALDILWRFAGMPDAFYRDWLRVAREEAYHFDLLRQRLAALGYAYGDFPAHNGLWDMAERTRGDLLARLALVPRTLEARGLDASPMIRNKLAGAGDAPSAAIVDIILRDEIGHVAIGNHWFKHLCAQSGLEPVACYADLARRYDAPRLRGPFNLEARRAAGFDDAELAALQADQPELNTR; encoded by the coding sequence ATGGACAGCAACACCATCGCCGCGGCAGATGCCGCGCCGATTGCGGAATGCTTGCGCGGGCAGGCCTTGTCCGCGCTTGCCGCCAAGACGTGGCCGGAAAAACTGGCGGCCGTGCACCTTATCGCCGATAGCGCGCCGCTGGACCGCACCCGCGAATTCGTCGCGCCGCACGGCTTGCCCGGCCGGCCGGAGCATCCCGAATTGGTGCCGCCCGCGCAGGTCAGGCATCGGTCCATGGCCACGGTCGAAGGCCGCGCCGCGCTGCTGCACGCGCTGGCCCATATTGAATTCAACGCGGTCAATCTGGCGCTGGATATTCTGTGGCGTTTTGCCGGCATGCCCGACGCGTTCTATCGCGACTGGCTGCGCGTGGCGCGCGAAGAGGCCTATCACTTCGACCTGTTGCGCCAGCGGTTGGCGGCGCTGGGCTACGCCTATGGCGACTTTCCCGCGCACAACGGCTTGTGGGACATGGCCGAGCGCACGCGGGGCGACCTGCTTGCGCGCCTGGCGCTGGTGCCGCGTACGCTGGAGGCGCGCGGGCTGGACGCCTCGCCCATGATCCGCAACAAGCTGGCCGGGGCAGGGGACGCGCCCAGCGCGGCCATCGTCGACATCATCCTGCGCGACGAGATCGGCCATGTGGCCATCGGCAACCATTGGTTCAAGCACCTATGCGCCCAATCGGGCCTGGAGCCCGTGGCCTGCTACGCCGACCTGGCGCGGCGTTATGACGCCCCCCGGTTGCGCGGCCCGTTCAACCTGGAAGCGCGCCGCGCGGCGGGGTTCGACGACGCCGAGCTGGCCGCGTTGCAAGCCGACCAGCCGGAACTGAACACCCGATGA
- a CDS encoding GNAT family N-acetyltransferase — protein sequence MDSLRLTIETDLSRIDAHAWDALAGDQPFLRHAFLCALHETGCAAPASGWAPHYLALWRDGALAAATPLYLKSHSRGEYVFDYAWADAFQRHGVRYYPKLLSAIPFTPVTGPRLLATNDEDRATLVRGLVAFAEKIKVSSLHLLFPADADMHVLRGAGFMIRESVQFHWTNPGYADFDAFLALMSHDKRKKIRQDRKKVAAAGLSFRWLRGGDITPADLGFFYDCYCRTYFNHGNPPYLNRDFFERAHREQPDAFVLILAERDGVRVAAALNLAGGDVLYGRYWGATEYVPGLHFETCYMQSIAYCIAHGIRRFEGGAQGEHKMARGLLPTPTWSAHWVAHPGFAEAIQNFLDEETSAVTDYLGELESHTPFKGSA from the coding sequence ATGGATTCCCTGCGCTTGACCATTGAAACCGACCTGTCCCGCATCGACGCCCATGCCTGGGACGCGCTGGCCGGTGATCAACCCTTTCTGCGGCACGCGTTCTTGTGCGCACTGCATGAGACGGGATGCGCCGCGCCGGCCTCGGGCTGGGCGCCGCATTATCTGGCCCTGTGGCGTGACGGCGCGCTGGCCGCCGCCACGCCGCTTTACCTGAAGTCGCACTCGCGTGGCGAATACGTGTTCGATTACGCCTGGGCCGACGCCTTCCAGCGCCACGGTGTGCGCTATTACCCAAAGCTGCTGTCGGCCATTCCGTTCACGCCCGTCACGGGGCCGCGCCTGTTGGCCACCAACGACGAAGACCGCGCCACGCTGGTGCGCGGACTGGTCGCCTTTGCCGAGAAAATCAAGGTGTCGTCGCTACACCTGCTGTTTCCGGCCGACGCCGACATGCACGTGCTGCGCGGGGCCGGCTTCATGATCCGGGAAAGCGTGCAGTTTCATTGGACCAACCCGGGCTACGCGGATTTTGACGCGTTCCTGGCGCTGATGAGCCACGACAAGCGCAAGAAGATCCGCCAGGACCGCAAGAAGGTCGCCGCCGCCGGCTTGTCTTTCCGCTGGTTGCGCGGTGGCGACATTACCCCCGCCGACCTTGGCTTTTTCTACGATTGTTATTGCCGCACGTATTTCAACCACGGCAATCCGCCCTATTTAAACCGCGATTTCTTTGAACGCGCGCATCGGGAACAGCCGGACGCGTTTGTATTGATCCTGGCCGAACGCGACGGCGTGCGGGTGGCGGCAGCGCTGAATCTGGCGGGCGGCGACGTGCTGTATGGGCGCTATTGGGGCGCCACCGAATACGTGCCGGGCCTGCATTTCGAGACCTGTTATATGCAGTCGATTGCGTACTGCATCGCGCATGGCATCCGCCGTTTTGAAGGCGGCGCGCAAGGCGAACACAAGATGGCGCGCGGCTTGTTGCCGACGCCGACATGGTCGGCGCACTGGGTGGCGCACCCCGGTTTTGCCGAGGCGATCCAGAACTTCCTGGACGAAGAAACCTCGGCGGTCACGGACTATCTGGGCGAACTGGAATCGCACACGCCGTTCAAGGGCAGCGCCTAG
- a CDS encoding glycosyl transferase family protein: MSSLYWPYFIADYYRGLEVVTAVVGVIILLSSLDDLFIDAWFWLRELRRSLTVKRRYTALSAEELRAKPEQPLAIMVPAWLEYDVISSMLETMVSTLEYKDYMIFAGTYQNDQRTIDEVERMRRRYRKLIRVEVPHDGPTCKADCLNWIVQAIFAQNAKQPVPFAGVILHDSEDVLHPLELKYYNYLLPRIDFIQLPVTSLERHWHELVAGTYMDEFAEWHTKDLVVRESLSKMVPSAGVGTCFSRRALEELAAETNNQPFNTDTLTEDYDIGARLAQRGMKQIFGKFEVEYVTRRRSWFGLGPERVSTIRMPLGVREYFPNTFRTAYRQKARWTLGIGLQGWQQVGWTGSLANRYLLFRDRKGLVTSFIAILAYVLLANFFVFFLADKFGWWKVYYPSYFRPGGWLVILMWLNAVALLLRVVQRAYFVGRMYGWEHAVLSIPRMIVGNFINAMAAARAWRLFIAHLITGKRLAWDKTMHDFPSTDQLSQQRQRLGELLLSWQAIDQDTLARALEIQAREKKPLGQILTEQGWLDEGTLSEAIDFQQSGQATTPPHSKDKPAPT; this comes from the coding sequence ATGTCTTCGCTTTATTGGCCGTATTTCATCGCGGACTATTACCGCGGGCTGGAAGTGGTGACCGCCGTCGTGGGGGTCATCATCCTGCTGTCCAGCCTGGATGATCTGTTCATCGACGCCTGGTTCTGGCTGCGCGAACTGCGCCGTTCGCTGACCGTCAAGCGACGCTACACCGCGCTGTCCGCCGAGGAGTTGCGCGCCAAGCCCGAACAGCCGCTGGCAATCATGGTGCCTGCCTGGCTGGAGTACGACGTGATCTCGTCGATGCTTGAAACCATGGTGTCCACGCTGGAATACAAGGACTACATGATCTTCGCGGGCACCTACCAGAACGACCAGCGCACCATCGACGAAGTCGAGCGGATGCGGCGGCGTTACCGCAAGCTGATCCGCGTTGAAGTGCCGCATGACGGGCCTACCTGCAAGGCCGATTGCCTGAACTGGATCGTGCAGGCCATCTTCGCGCAGAACGCGAAGCAGCCCGTGCCGTTTGCCGGCGTCATCCTGCACGACAGCGAAGACGTGCTGCATCCGCTGGAGCTCAAGTACTACAACTATCTGCTGCCGCGCATCGACTTCATCCAGCTGCCGGTCACGTCGCTGGAACGTCACTGGCACGAGCTGGTGGCCGGCACCTACATGGACGAATTCGCCGAATGGCACACCAAGGACCTCGTGGTGCGCGAGAGCTTGTCGAAGATGGTGCCGTCCGCCGGCGTGGGCACCTGCTTCTCGCGACGCGCGCTGGAGGAGCTGGCGGCCGAAACCAACAACCAGCCGTTCAATACCGACACGCTGACAGAAGACTACGACATCGGGGCGCGGTTGGCGCAGCGCGGCATGAAGCAGATCTTCGGCAAGTTCGAAGTGGAATACGTCACGCGCCGCCGCTCGTGGTTCGGCCTGGGGCCAGAAAGAGTTTCCACGATCCGCATGCCGCTGGGCGTGCGTGAGTATTTTCCGAACACGTTTCGCACCGCGTACCGGCAAAAGGCGCGCTGGACATTGGGCATCGGTTTGCAAGGGTGGCAACAAGTGGGCTGGACCGGGTCCCTGGCCAATCGGTACCTGCTGTTTCGTGACCGCAAGGGCCTGGTGACGTCCTTTATCGCCATCCTGGCCTACGTGTTGCTGGCGAACTTCTTCGTGTTCTTCCTGGCCGATAAATTTGGATGGTGGAAGGTGTACTACCCGTCGTATTTCCGGCCCGGAGGATGGTTGGTGATTTTGATGTGGCTCAACGCCGTGGCGCTGCTGCTTCGCGTTGTGCAGCGCGCGTACTTCGTCGGGCGCATGTATGGCTGGGAACACGCGGTGCTGTCGATTCCCCGCATGATCGTGGGCAACTTCATCAACGCCATGGCCGCGGCGCGCGCATGGCGTCTGTTCATCGCACACCTGATCACGGGCAAGCGACTGGCATGGGACAAGACCATGCACGACTTCCCCAGCACGGACCAGTTATCGCAGCAACGCCAGCGGCTTGGCGAATTGTTGTTGTCCTGGCAGGCCATTGACCAGGACACGCTGGCGCGCGCGCTTGAGATCCAGGCGCGCGAAAAAAAGCCGTTGGGACAGATCCTGACCGAGCAAGGCTGGTTGGACGAAGGCACGCTAAGCGAAGCCATCGACTTTCAACAATCAGGACAGGCGACCACACCGCCGCACTCCAAAGACAAACCCGCGCCGACATGA
- a CDS encoding YidB family protein produces MSLLDTLASMAGGGQQGGSASLLPALIEQLNKYPGGLTGLIASFQKGGLSEIVASWVGTGQNLPVSPDQLGAVLDPGVVNELAAKTGQDTDSVLGSLSALLPQLVDKATPQGEVQPGQDFNPTDLLASLSGMFGNRG; encoded by the coding sequence ATGAGCTTGTTGGATACCTTGGCCTCGATGGCCGGCGGCGGTCAGCAAGGAGGCTCGGCATCGCTGCTGCCGGCGCTGATCGAACAATTGAACAAATATCCGGGCGGTCTTACCGGCCTGATCGCCAGCTTTCAGAAGGGCGGCTTGAGCGAAATCGTGGCGTCTTGGGTGGGCACGGGGCAGAACCTGCCCGTCAGTCCCGACCAGCTGGGCGCCGTGCTGGACCCGGGCGTCGTCAACGAACTGGCCGCCAAGACCGGGCAGGACACCGATTCGGTGCTGGGCTCGCTGTCGGCGCTGTTGCCGCAACTGGTGGACAAGGCTACGCCGCAAGGCGAGGTCCAGCCTGGCCAGGATTTCAACCCGACCGATCTGCTGGCCTCGTTATCCGGCATGTTCGGCAATCGGGGCTGA